A window of the Paenibacillus woosongensis genome harbors these coding sequences:
- a CDS encoding NAD(P)/FAD-dependent oxidoreductase: MKQFVILGGGYGGTAVIHELFKGFIPSDVQVILVDRMPFQSLKTEYYALAAGTASDYELRVPFPSYSGLQIKYGEISSIDLDSRFIHFEEGDPLEYDQLVIALGCTDNYHGIPGAQEHSYGIQSFSAVREAYLQLNNIKPYGKVNVVGGGLSGVEIAAELRESRPDLNISIIDRGARVLSAFPPKVSGYVTNWFEEHDVETLSNISTTGLEKGVIYHADGEIASDVTIWTAGIQPPALVRNLEVGKDRQGRVLLNEYYQIPEHPEVYVCGDCASLPFAPSAQAAEGQGQQIAQIASALWRGEQPKLQKLKLKGTLGSLGKKAGFGLMGKRQVTGRVPRILKSGVLWLSRHHIG, translated from the coding sequence ATGAAACAATTCGTTATTCTTGGTGGGGGCTATGGTGGAACTGCCGTTATTCATGAACTGTTCAAGGGATTTATTCCCTCCGACGTTCAAGTCATTTTAGTAGACCGGATGCCGTTTCAAAGCTTGAAGACCGAATATTATGCTTTAGCCGCTGGAACGGCTTCCGATTATGAGCTGCGTGTACCGTTTCCGAGCTACTCGGGATTACAGATCAAATATGGGGAAATTAGCTCGATCGATTTAGACAGCCGTTTCATTCATTTTGAAGAGGGCGACCCGCTGGAATATGATCAGCTCGTTATCGCCCTCGGCTGTACCGATAATTATCATGGCATTCCTGGAGCACAGGAGCACTCCTATGGCATTCAGTCCTTCTCCGCTGTGCGTGAAGCCTACCTGCAGCTTAACAACATCAAGCCCTACGGCAAAGTGAACGTGGTAGGCGGAGGACTTAGCGGAGTGGAAATTGCCGCCGAGCTGAGGGAGAGCCGCCCGGATCTCAATATCAGCATCATCGACCGCGGCGCACGGGTACTGTCAGCGTTCCCTCCCAAAGTGTCCGGCTATGTTACCAATTGGTTCGAGGAGCATGATGTAGAGACATTATCAAACATTTCCACAACCGGGCTGGAAAAGGGAGTCATCTATCATGCGGACGGCGAGATCGCTTCCGACGTAACCATTTGGACCGCAGGGATCCAGCCCCCTGCTCTCGTGCGAAACCTGGAAGTCGGCAAGGATCGTCAGGGACGGGTATTGCTGAACGAATACTATCAAATTCCCGAGCATCCCGAAGTCTACGTATGCGGCGACTGCGCCAGCCTTCCCTTTGCTCCGAGCGCTCAAGCAGCCGAAGGGCAAGGCCAGCAAATCGCCCAGATCGCCTCGGCGTTATGGCGCGGTGAGCAGCCGAAGCTCCAGAAGCTGAAGCTGAAAGGCACCCTTGGTTCGCTGGGCAAAAAGGCTGGCTTCGGATTGATGGGCAAAAGGCAAGTAACCGGAAGAGTTCCGCGTATTCTGAAGAGCGGTGTTCTCTGGTTGTCCCGGCATCATATTGGCTAG
- a CDS encoding YuzB family protein produces MKIILEFCANNAHFGTDEIMKRLEQHPDCEVYEYGCLTGCGMCYMTPYALVNGETVEAETASALYDAIIRRIADVKSDNG; encoded by the coding sequence TTGAAGATAATCCTAGAATTTTGCGCGAACAATGCCCATTTCGGAACGGATGAAATTATGAAAAGGCTGGAGCAGCATCCGGATTGCGAGGTTTACGAATACGGCTGCCTCACCGGCTGCGGCATGTGTTACATGACGCCTTATGCGCTGGTCAACGGCGAGACCGTGGAGGCCGAGACAGCCAGCGCTTTATATGATGCCATCATTCGCAGGATAGCTGACGTGAAATCGGATAACGGCTAG
- a CDS encoding NifU family protein, whose product MSENVQDKLYDEVLEVLDKLRPFLQRDGGDVELVDVEDGIVKLKLVGACGSCPSSTITLKAGIERALFEEVEGVQEVVQVF is encoded by the coding sequence ATGAGCGAAAATGTACAAGATAAATTGTATGACGAAGTATTGGAAGTTCTGGATAAACTTCGCCCCTTCCTGCAACGTGACGGTGGCGACGTTGAACTCGTCGATGTTGAAGATGGCATCGTTAAATTGAAGCTGGTAGGCGCATGCGGCAGCTGCCCAAGCTCCACCATCACCCTGAAAGCGGGTATCGAGCGCGCGCTGTTTGAAGAAGTGGAAGGCGTACAAGAGGTCGTCCAAGTATTCTAA
- a CDS encoding SDR family oxidoreductase, with protein MKGKVALITGSAKGLGRRTALTLAEQGCHIALNYVHSEAEAFDLRRQIEGLGVSCIAIKADISQREEIEALANEVAAKLGTVDILVNNAGPFIRERRLFADYTQAEILSMIEGNLVGTMLLDHFVLQGMRNKGWGRIIHFGFGHAAESRAWPHRAVYAAAKTGLVSFTKTLAVEEAPYGITVNMVCPGDIRGDNKEMSIEEARQMKDGETPLGRPGSGEDISRVIAFLCHKDSDFITGNIMDISGGLDPIRPWIKPT; from the coding sequence TTGAAGGGAAAAGTCGCCCTGATCACCGGAAGCGCCAAAGGACTCGGAAGAAGGACGGCGCTGACGCTTGCGGAACAAGGATGTCATATCGCACTGAACTATGTACATAGCGAAGCTGAAGCATTTGACCTGAGAAGGCAGATCGAAGGGCTGGGGGTATCCTGTATTGCCATAAAAGCCGATATTTCGCAGCGCGAAGAAATCGAGGCGTTGGCCAATGAAGTTGCGGCCAAATTGGGAACCGTCGATATTCTCGTCAATAATGCAGGTCCGTTCATTCGGGAACGGCGTTTGTTTGCGGACTATACCCAGGCTGAAATATTGTCCATGATTGAAGGGAATCTGGTAGGAACTATGCTGCTGGATCATTTCGTACTGCAGGGGATGCGGAACAAGGGCTGGGGGCGAATCATTCATTTCGGCTTTGGACATGCGGCGGAGTCACGGGCCTGGCCGCATCGCGCAGTATATGCCGCGGCCAAAACGGGGCTCGTATCCTTTACGAAGACGCTTGCGGTAGAGGAGGCGCCTTATGGAATTACCGTGAATATGGTCTGTCCAGGCGACATTCGCGGGGATAATAAAGAGATGTCGATCGAAGAAGCACGCCAAATGAAGGACGGGGAAACGCCCTTGGGGCGGCCGGGCAGCGGCGAGGATATTTCCAGGGTTATCGCCTTCTTATGTCATAAAGATTCCGATTTCATTACGGGCAACATTATGGATATTTCCGGCGGACTCGATCCGATCCGGCCATGGATCAAGCCCACCTGA